A single Mercenaria mercenaria strain notata chromosome 9, MADL_Memer_1, whole genome shotgun sequence DNA region contains:
- the LOC128559268 gene encoding uncharacterized protein LOC128559268 has translation MKFNAQLIQADTGQDVSDFIFIQTQPSIVTFLVNIPSSGFYKLQIHGNVAEDQSHTSLGLFNYLIRCKEVTESVYPYPRQLGHWKEGCYMFEPLILHADMNQPEVKFRTHVPKAKQVVILVEQNVCPLESLGPVQWEGNINLSKYYGTDTIVILAANYGGDEERFATLLEYKL, from the coding sequence ATGAAATTCAATGCTCAGCTTATTCAGGCCGACACGGGTCAAGACGTTTCGGACTTTATCTTCATCCAAACCCAACCCTCCATCGTCACATTCCTTGTGAACATTCCCTCTTCCGGTTTCTACAAGTTACAAATCCATGGCAACGTAGCCGAGGACCAGTCCCATACATCCCTTGGTCTCTTCAACTATCTTATCCGCTGTAAAGAAGTCACAGAGTCCGTGTACCCATACCCACGTCAGCTTGGTCACTGGAAAGAAGGCTGTTACATGTTCGAACCGTTAATCCTGCACGCGGATATGAATCAACCGGAAGTGAAATTTCGCACTCACGTTCCGAAAGCAAAACAAGTGGTTATATTGGTAGAACAAAACGTCTGTCCTTTGGAGTCGCTTGGTCCGGTACAGTGGGAAGGAAACATCAATTTGTCCAAATATTACGGCACGGATACGATAGTGATATTAGCAGCAAATTATGGGGGTGATGAGGAAAGATTTGCTACACTTTTAGAATACAAATTGTAG